In candidate division KSB1 bacterium, the following proteins share a genomic window:
- a CDS encoding nucleotide sugar dehydrogenase has protein sequence MNIKELQEKVRNKTLHVGVIGCGYVGLPLAVEFALKGIHVTGIELSDDKVKRVNAGESYILDVPQADLAKVVKSGHLKATTDYSVIKDIDALSICVPTPLNKTGDPDISFIISARDEILKYAHKGLVLILESTTYPGTTEELIVTAFEDKGFKIGEDIYIAFSPERVDPGNPVYHTNNTPKVVGGHTDACLQAALAVYSVIIEHLVPVSSTKSAELAKLLENTFRSINIGLVNELAIMCNLLKVDVWEVIQAAATKPFGFMPFYPGPGLGGHCIPIDPIYLSWKLKTLKYRARFIELADDINGGMPEYVVTRIAEALNEHEKSIKGSKILVLGVAYKRDIDDPRESPSLDIIEELDERGAHVSYHDPFIASVRIEGKTHKSVPLTEQLIAACDVIVISTDHTAIDYANIVAKAKLIFDARNATKQLGPRPNVVKL, from the coding sequence ATGAATATCAAAGAGCTGCAAGAGAAGGTTCGGAACAAGACGCTGCACGTCGGCGTGATCGGATGCGGGTACGTCGGACTCCCCCTCGCGGTGGAGTTTGCCCTGAAGGGTATTCATGTCACCGGGATCGAACTCAGCGACGACAAAGTCAAACGCGTTAACGCCGGCGAGTCTTATATCCTCGACGTTCCGCAAGCGGATCTGGCCAAGGTCGTCAAGTCCGGCCACCTGAAAGCCACGACGGACTATTCGGTCATCAAGGATATCGACGCCCTCTCGATTTGTGTACCCACTCCGCTCAACAAGACCGGCGATCCCGACATTTCCTTCATCATTTCGGCGCGCGACGAAATCCTCAAGTACGCTCACAAGGGGCTGGTGCTCATTCTCGAGAGTACCACCTACCCTGGGACGACCGAAGAGCTGATCGTTACGGCATTCGAAGACAAAGGCTTCAAGATCGGCGAAGACATCTACATTGCCTTTTCCCCCGAGCGCGTCGATCCGGGCAACCCCGTTTATCACACAAACAACACGCCCAAAGTTGTGGGCGGACACACCGACGCTTGCCTGCAGGCTGCGCTCGCCGTCTATTCGGTCATCATCGAACATCTCGTTCCCGTTTCCTCGACCAAATCCGCTGAACTCGCCAAGCTGCTCGAAAACACTTTTCGCTCAATCAACATTGGACTCGTGAATGAGCTGGCGATCATGTGCAACCTGCTCAAAGTTGATGTGTGGGAAGTGATTCAGGCCGCCGCGACCAAACCGTTCGGGTTCATGCCGTTCTACCCCGGTCCGGGGTTGGGCGGACACTGCATCCCGATCGACCCGATCTACCTGTCGTGGAAACTGAAGACACTGAAATACCGCGCGCGCTTCATCGAACTTGCCGATGACATAAACGGCGGGATGCCCGAGTATGTGGTCACGCGAATCGCCGAAGCGCTGAACGAGCACGAGAAGTCGATCAAAGGCTCCAAAATTCTCGTCCTGGGCGTGGCCTACAAACGCGATATCGACGACCCGCGCGAGTCGCCCTCACTGGATATCATCGAAGAACTCGATGAGCGCGGCGCGCATGTCAGCTACCACGACCCGTTTATTGCCTCAGTTCGGATCGAGGGCAAGACCCACAAGTCCGTGCCGCTGACCGAGCAGTTGATCGCGGCCTGTGACGTGATCGTGATCAGCACGGATCACACCGCTATTGATTACGCGAATATCGTGGCGAAGGCCAAACTGATCTTCGACGCCCGCAATGCCACCAAGCAGCTCGGACCGCGTCCCAACGTCGTGAAACTCTGA
- a CDS encoding SDR family NAD(P)-dependent oxidoreductase — protein sequence MHVLITGGAGFIGSHTCDALLSGGHDVTILDSLEKPVHLKGKPAYLSPKARFILGDVRNRDDMRQALDGVTAVIHLAAYQDYLPDFSKFFHVNAVGTALLYELIVEHKMPVDRVVVASSQAVAGEGRYAGSDGALFHPELRTPEQLERGDWEFRDAAGSPLTWRPTPESVANPRNQYALSKYSQELMTLAFGKRYEIPSVALRYSIVQGPRQSFYNSYSGACRIFSLSYYFDRAPLIYEDGAQVRDFVNIHDAVSANLLALQDQRAVGQVFNVGGGRPYTVTEFCSIVAREFGKEQLAPRVPGLYRFGDTRHICSDISKLKALGWNPVRDAAESVREYREYLEQQSDIEDLLDYAEKHMQSLNVVRATRGVSS from the coding sequence ATGCACGTGCTGATCACGGGCGGCGCGGGGTTCATCGGATCGCACACGTGCGATGCGCTGCTGTCCGGCGGGCATGATGTCACCATTCTGGACAGCCTCGAAAAGCCGGTTCACCTCAAGGGCAAGCCAGCCTACCTGTCCCCCAAGGCCCGCTTCATCCTGGGCGACGTGCGAAACCGCGACGACATGCGGCAGGCGCTGGACGGCGTCACGGCCGTGATTCATCTCGCCGCCTACCAGGACTACCTCCCCGATTTCAGCAAGTTCTTTCACGTCAATGCGGTGGGTACGGCGCTGCTCTACGAGTTGATTGTTGAGCACAAGATGCCGGTGGATCGCGTGGTCGTTGCTTCCTCGCAGGCGGTCGCCGGCGAAGGCCGGTATGCGGGATCGGACGGCGCGCTGTTTCACCCGGAGTTGAGAACTCCGGAACAGCTCGAGCGCGGCGACTGGGAGTTTCGTGACGCGGCGGGCAGCCCGCTCACGTGGCGGCCCACGCCGGAATCGGTTGCGAACCCGCGGAATCAATACGCGCTTTCCAAATACTCACAGGAACTCATGACGCTGGCCTTCGGCAAGCGCTACGAAATCCCGTCTGTCGCGCTGCGCTATTCCATCGTGCAGGGGCCGCGCCAGAGTTTCTACAATTCCTATTCGGGCGCGTGCCGGATCTTCTCGCTCAGCTACTATTTTGACCGGGCGCCGCTCATTTACGAAGACGGAGCGCAAGTTCGCGACTTCGTCAATATTCACGATGCCGTCTCCGCGAATCTGCTCGCCCTGCAAGATCAGCGTGCCGTCGGTCAGGTCTTCAATGTCGGCGGCGGTCGTCCGTACACCGTGACGGAGTTTTGCTCGATCGTCGCGCGCGAGTTCGGTAAGGAGCAACTCGCCCCGCGCGTGCCGGGCCTCTACCGGTTCGGCGATACCCGGCACATCTGCTCGGACATTTCGAAGCTGAAAGCGCTCGGCTGGAATCCGGTTCGTGACGCCGCCGAGTCCGTCCGTGAATACCGTGAATACCTTGAACAACAATCGGACATCGAGGATCTGCTCGACTACGCCGAAAAGCACATGCAGTCGCTGAATGTCGTGCGCGCCACGCGGGGAGTGAGTTCGTGA
- a CDS encoding SDR family oxidoreductase gives MSAHNYLVTGGAGFIGSNIVEELLARGQRVAVFDNFSTGKRENLAPLLSDIELVEADLRDFDAVKRACQGRDFVLHQAALGSVPRSVADPETSHEVNITGTLNVLMAARDAGVKRVVAASSSSVYGDTPTLPKVESMTVLPMSPYAVTKLASEKYCAAFFKVYGLETVALRYFNIFGPRQDPNGQYAAVIPRFITALMNGQQPTIYGDGSQSRDFTFVSLAVTANLLACEAPHVAGEFYNVACGGQYSLLDVLREINRQLGTAIEPRHEPARRGDVMHSRADISKIQAAMNYHPAVSLQSGMERTVAHFVQVAA, from the coding sequence ATGAGTGCACACAATTACCTCGTGACAGGTGGCGCGGGTTTCATCGGTTCGAATATCGTGGAAGAGCTCCTGGCTCGAGGACAGCGCGTCGCGGTATTCGACAACTTCAGTACCGGCAAACGCGAGAATCTGGCGCCATTACTCAGCGACATCGAACTCGTCGAGGCGGATCTGCGGGATTTCGACGCCGTCAAGCGCGCCTGCCAGGGCCGAGATTTCGTCTTGCACCAGGCCGCGCTCGGTTCCGTCCCGCGATCGGTGGCGGACCCCGAGACGTCCCACGAGGTCAATATCACCGGGACCCTCAATGTGCTGATGGCCGCGCGTGACGCCGGCGTTAAGCGAGTCGTCGCCGCGTCGTCGTCTTCCGTTTACGGCGATACGCCGACGCTGCCCAAAGTCGAGTCGATGACCGTGCTGCCGATGTCGCCCTATGCGGTAACTAAACTCGCGTCCGAAAAATACTGTGCCGCCTTTTTCAAGGTCTATGGCCTGGAGACCGTCGCGCTGCGCTACTTCAATATCTTCGGCCCGCGGCAGGATCCCAACGGCCAGTACGCCGCCGTCATTCCGCGCTTCATCACCGCGCTCATGAACGGACAACAGCCGACGATCTATGGCGACGGCTCGCAATCGCGCGACTTCACCTTCGTCAGCCTCGCTGTGACCGCCAACCTGCTCGCGTGCGAAGCGCCCCATGTCGCCGGAGAATTCTACAACGTTGCCTGCGGGGGACAATATTCCCTGCTCGACGTCCTCAGAGAAATCAACCGACAGCTTGGCACGGCAATCGAGCCGCGCCACGAACCTGCCCGCCGCGGTGACGTGATGCACTCACGCGCCGATATTTCCAAAATCCAAGCCGCTATGAATTACCACCCCGCCGTCAGCCTGCAATCCGGTATGGAACGCACCGTCGCGCACTTCGTACAGGTGGCCGCATGA
- a CDS encoding sugar transferase — MAQVNEHSIWMRLFQQIADILMTVISFVTAFAVRSQIRTVYFFGSAQSVDSFANILIIVVPVWWFFLDIQKAYSEAGRVSLRDEFNLVVRTALFGTLTLLAIAYILRLESPPRSTIILFVVINVALLFLNRIFFHNVREYLRAKGEFAKTILIVGSGDKAQRFLNALSEHAEWGIDLVGFVELDRNKIGKEVMGAKILGGPEHLPEILHSYPIHEVVFAVPTRMLADCTDMLALCEQEGVRAVILSNFFSSLVAMVDAEVQYDQPVLIYSTNRHREWQLLVKRLIDLAVSLVLLVLLAPLLAVVAMLIKFGDGGPVFYTWKVVGQNKKNFTGYKFRTMVVNADLLKEKLLAQNEMKGIAFKMSKDPRITRVGHFLRKFSLDELPQLWSVLKGDMSVVGPRPPLETELKRFESWHRRKLSVKPGLTCLWQVSGRSTITDFDEWVRLDLAYIDNWSLWLDFKILLKTIPVVLTGRGAH, encoded by the coding sequence ATGGCGCAAGTGAACGAACACTCGATCTGGATGAGGCTTTTCCAACAGATCGCCGACATCCTCATGACGGTGATTTCGTTTGTGACGGCCTTCGCGGTTCGTTCCCAAATCCGGACTGTGTACTTCTTCGGCAGCGCCCAGTCCGTCGATAGTTTCGCGAATATTCTGATTATCGTCGTTCCGGTCTGGTGGTTCTTTCTCGATATTCAGAAGGCCTATTCCGAGGCCGGACGCGTGTCACTGCGCGATGAATTCAACCTCGTGGTGCGAACGGCCCTGTTCGGGACGCTGACGCTGCTGGCCATCGCGTACATCCTCCGGCTCGAATCTCCGCCGCGCTCGACGATCATCCTGTTCGTCGTCATCAATGTCGCGTTGCTGTTTCTGAACCGCATCTTCTTCCACAATGTTCGCGAGTACCTCCGCGCCAAAGGGGAGTTCGCGAAGACGATCCTGATCGTCGGATCCGGCGATAAGGCACAACGATTCCTGAACGCCCTCTCCGAGCACGCGGAGTGGGGGATTGACCTGGTCGGCTTTGTGGAACTCGACCGGAACAAGATCGGTAAGGAAGTGATGGGCGCGAAAATCCTGGGCGGACCCGAACACCTGCCCGAAATTCTCCATTCCTATCCGATCCACGAAGTCGTGTTCGCGGTGCCGACGCGAATGCTGGCCGACTGCACCGACATGCTCGCCCTCTGCGAACAAGAGGGGGTCCGCGCCGTTATCCTCTCCAACTTCTTCTCGAGCCTCGTGGCGATGGTCGATGCCGAAGTCCAGTACGATCAGCCCGTCCTCATCTACTCGACGAACCGGCATCGGGAGTGGCAGCTGCTGGTGAAGCGGCTGATCGACCTCGCCGTCTCCCTGGTCCTGCTCGTGCTGTTGGCCCCGCTGCTGGCCGTGGTCGCGATGTTGATCAAGTTCGGCGACGGTGGGCCCGTATTTTATACGTGGAAGGTCGTCGGCCAAAACAAGAAAAACTTCACCGGCTACAAATTTCGCACGATGGTCGTCAATGCCGACCTGCTCAAAGAGAAACTGTTGGCGCAAAATGAGATGAAGGGCATCGCCTTCAAGATGTCCAAGGATCCGCGCATTACCAGAGTCGGTCACTTTCTGCGAAAATTCAGTCTCGATGAGTTGCCGCAACTCTGGAGTGTCCTGAAAGGCGATATGTCCGTCGTCGGTCCGCGGCCCCCGCTGGAAACCGAGTTGAAGCGCTTCGAGAGCTGGCATCGCCGCAAGCTGTCCGTGAAACCGGGACTAACCTGCCTCTGGCAGGTCTCCGGTCGCAGCACCATTACTGACTTTGATGAGTGGGTCAGGCTCGACTTGGCCTATATCGACAATTGGTCACTCTGGCTCGACTTCAAGATCCTGCTGAAGACGATTCCCGTGGTACTCACCGGCCGAGGCGCGCACTGA
- a CDS encoding DegT/DnrJ/EryC1/StrS family aminotransferase — MNVPMLDLPAQFRKIQHEVMPEVQQVFDSQYFVLGPNNKKIEQQMAELAGMPFGVGTASGTDALILCYLAAGLKPGDEVITTPYTFFATASSIVRIGAKPVFVDIEEDSFNVNLDHVESLPNLRAKAFVPVHLFGLVIDPQRLLAICRRHKMWLIEDACQAVGATRDGFTAGGIGELSAFSFYPTKNLGGAGDGGMVLTRTEELATFARMDRIHGGRDRYFYDRIGTGARLDELQAAVLSVKFKYLKAWNEHRRAMAEIYNSGLKGTAVTTPTTPAGAYHIYHQYVIRAPRRDELKEYLKTKGIGSDIYYPVPLHLQNCFADMGYKQGQFPVAERTALESLALPISAELSPAQVEYVCATIREFYGGGGA, encoded by the coding sequence ATGAACGTCCCGATGCTCGATCTGCCCGCCCAGTTCCGCAAAATTCAACACGAAGTCATGCCCGAGGTCCAACAGGTCTTCGACTCGCAGTACTTCGTGCTCGGTCCCAACAACAAGAAGATCGAACAGCAGATGGCGGAGCTCGCCGGGATGCCGTTCGGCGTCGGTACGGCCTCCGGCACCGATGCGCTGATCCTCTGTTATCTCGCCGCGGGCCTCAAGCCCGGCGATGAAGTCATTACCACGCCGTACACGTTCTTTGCCACGGCCAGCTCCATCGTGCGGATCGGAGCGAAACCGGTCTTCGTCGATATCGAGGAAGATAGCTTCAACGTGAACCTCGATCACGTCGAAAGCCTGCCGAATCTCCGCGCCAAGGCGTTCGTCCCCGTGCATCTGTTCGGTCTCGTGATCGACCCGCAGCGGCTGCTGGCCATCTGCCGGCGACACAAAATGTGGCTGATCGAGGATGCCTGTCAGGCGGTCGGGGCGACCCGCGATGGGTTCACGGCGGGCGGCATCGGCGAACTTTCCGCCTTCTCGTTCTACCCGACCAAGAATCTGGGCGGTGCCGGCGACGGCGGGATGGTGCTGACCCGCACCGAAGAACTGGCCACCTTCGCCCGGATGGATCGTATCCACGGTGGACGCGATCGCTATTTCTACGATCGCATCGGAACTGGCGCCCGGCTCGATGAGCTGCAAGCGGCCGTACTGTCCGTGAAATTCAAGTACCTGAAAGCGTGGAACGAGCACCGCCGGGCGATGGCTGAAATCTATAACTCCGGACTGAAGGGCACCGCTGTCACGACTCCGACCACGCCGGCCGGGGCTTACCACATCTATCATCAGTATGTGATTCGCGCTCCGCGCCGGGACGAACTGAAGGAGTATCTGAAGACCAAGGGGATCGGCAGCGACATCTATTATCCCGTGCCCCTGCACCTGCAAAACTGTTTCGCCGATATGGGGTACAAGCAAGGACAATTTCCGGTAGCCGAGCGGACCGCGCTGGAGTCGCTCGCGCTTCCCATCTCCGCCGAACTCAGCCCGGCGCAAGTCGAGTATGTGTGCGCGACGATCCGCGAATTCTACGGTGGTGGTGGCGCATAA
- a CDS encoding carboxypeptidase regulatory-like domain-containing protein: MNSRTGLTISLLIVLLALSLGCKKKEDTKSGLSGRVSVEGGSVEGVTVEIFEEPSYGDAEVWYYTNRERSVGFQYSAPAAFDWRRDGRLLLSRITTDADGRFNFPDLAENNYILVVRRDGFGWSVPRLIELRGESLDLGVIPLYAETLVPQTPLSGDVTWQGNGRHYVLEGDLNIPVGVSLTIEPGAFVRVDEPNRIVVSGALSATGTVDAYVSFTSTFLAPSPYDWDGVIFLPGAERPTFAYCRFDYATSAVRVQTNGATFDNCFFSNLASKAIDCTSQLLGETVSLTRCVFDHVSLDFRVYGISTVDVQHNIFFSARTFAVSLQSVRDGEIFCNWFQDCGRFDTSTTERSGVMLLDDIQNVEVYRNHVLQSAYAFDLGSRVDSTVLIHHNMLRSINRVMNVGVTEEQLGATYPSFNQNCMISIDKINVIVNSCHINTHNIDCTDNYWNTNSADVVLRVMILDCRDNPEGFISFVEYEPILDQCSGDVGICPN, translated from the coding sequence ATGAACTCCCGAACCGGACTCACAATCTCATTGCTGATCGTCTTGCTCGCGCTGTCGCTCGGATGCAAGAAGAAGGAAGACACGAAGAGCGGGTTATCCGGCCGGGTCTCCGTTGAGGGGGGGTCCGTCGAAGGTGTGACCGTTGAGATCTTCGAAGAACCGAGCTACGGAGACGCCGAAGTTTGGTACTATACCAACCGGGAACGGTCCGTCGGATTTCAATACTCGGCACCCGCCGCGTTTGACTGGCGGCGTGACGGCCGCCTGCTGTTGAGCCGAATCACGACGGACGCGGACGGACGATTCAATTTCCCCGACCTGGCCGAGAACAACTACATTCTTGTCGTCCGGCGCGACGGCTTTGGATGGTCAGTGCCGCGGTTGATCGAATTGCGCGGCGAAAGTCTGGACCTTGGTGTCATCCCGCTCTATGCCGAGACGCTCGTTCCCCAGACGCCACTCTCCGGAGACGTCACCTGGCAAGGCAACGGCCGGCACTACGTGCTCGAAGGTGATCTCAACATCCCCGTCGGGGTGTCGCTCACCATCGAGCCGGGGGCGTTCGTTCGCGTTGACGAACCCAATCGCATCGTGGTCAGCGGGGCGCTGAGCGCTACCGGCACCGTTGACGCGTATGTCTCGTTTACCTCGACTTTTCTCGCCCCCAGCCCCTATGACTGGGATGGCGTGATCTTTCTGCCCGGGGCTGAACGGCCGACCTTTGCCTACTGCCGCTTCGACTATGCCACGAGCGCCGTCCGCGTGCAAACCAACGGCGCCACATTCGATAACTGTTTCTTCAGCAACCTCGCCAGCAAGGCAATCGACTGCACCAGCCAGCTCCTTGGCGAGACCGTATCCCTCACGCGATGTGTCTTCGACCATGTGAGTCTCGATTTCCGCGTCTACGGGATTTCGACGGTGGATGTTCAGCACAATATCTTCTTCAGCGCCCGCACATTTGCCGTGAGCCTGCAAAGCGTCCGCGACGGCGAAATCTTCTGTAACTGGTTCCAGGACTGCGGCCGATTTGATACCTCCACAACCGAGCGGTCCGGGGTCATGCTGCTCGATGATATCCAGAATGTCGAGGTCTATCGGAACCATGTACTGCAATCCGCGTACGCCTTTGACCTCGGCTCCCGCGTCGATTCCACCGTCCTGATTCATCATAACATGCTGCGCTCCATCAATCGCGTGATGAACGTCGGGGTCACCGAAGAGCAATTGGGAGCGACCTACCCGTCGTTCAATCAGAATTGCATGATCTCGATCGACAAGATCAATGTGATCGTGAATTCGTGCCATATCAATACGCACAATATCGATTGCACCGACAACTACTGGAACACCAACAGCGCCGACGTGGTGCTGCGCGTGATGATTCTGGATTGCCGCGATAATCCCGAGGGCTTCATTAGCTTCGTGGAATATGAACCGATTCTGGACCAGTGTTCCGGCGACGTCGGCATCTGTCCTAATTAA
- a CDS encoding decaprenyl-phosphate phosphoribosyltransferase translates to MRQLVGTIQLVRPAQWTKNLVLFAALLFSPAKVVIENPAAILYVVQGFLAFCLLSGGVYAFNDLIDLPGDRHHPRKQNRPLPSGRISLTTAIAVAGLLPAIAVIWAFLLDPYFGWIAVAYWTTNVIYTLGLKRAVILDVLLLSTGFVFRAVAGVAVIRSFLPNVYLSYWLILCAFLLSLFLALAKRRHEIATLGEAAAAHRASLAHYNLAFIDQMLATLTAATMVSYSLYTISDDTFQHYGTRDLFWTLPFVVYGLFRYLYLIYYKSEGGDPSSLLVRDKPTLINVALWGIASASIVYLR, encoded by the coding sequence GTGCGGCAGTTAGTCGGTACTATTCAACTCGTCCGTCCCGCGCAGTGGACGAAGAACCTCGTCCTGTTCGCCGCGTTACTGTTCTCGCCGGCCAAAGTCGTGATCGAGAACCCCGCGGCGATCCTGTACGTCGTCCAGGGATTTCTGGCCTTCTGCTTGCTGTCCGGCGGCGTCTATGCGTTCAATGATCTGATCGACCTGCCGGGTGACCGACACCATCCGCGCAAGCAAAACCGCCCGCTGCCGTCCGGTCGGATCTCCCTGACGACTGCGATCGCGGTTGCCGGACTCCTGCCGGCGATCGCCGTCATTTGGGCGTTCCTGCTGGACCCGTATTTCGGGTGGATCGCCGTTGCGTATTGGACGACTAACGTTATCTACACGCTCGGACTCAAGCGCGCCGTCATCCTCGATGTGCTGCTCCTGAGTACCGGGTTTGTCTTTCGCGCGGTCGCCGGCGTGGCCGTGATCCGCTCGTTTCTCCCGAATGTCTATCTTTCCTACTGGTTGATCCTGTGCGCTTTCCTGCTCTCGCTGTTCCTGGCGCTGGCCAAACGACGGCACGAAATCGCTACACTCGGCGAGGCCGCCGCCGCGCACCGTGCCAGCCTCGCGCACTATAACCTTGCCTTCATCGACCAGATGCTCGCCACGCTCACGGCGGCGACCATGGTTTCCTACAGCCTGTACACCATTTCCGACGACACCTTTCAACATTACGGCACGCGCGACCTGTTCTGGACGCTGCCGTTCGTCGTTTACGGACTGTTCCGGTACCTGTACCTGATCTACTACAAGAGCGAGGGCGGCGATCCCTCGAGCCTGCTGGTGCGCGACAAGCCCACGCTGATCAATGTTGCTCTGTGGGGAATCGCCTCCGCTTCAATTGTCTATTTGAGATGA